The Anaerolineae bacterium genome includes the window TTGCCATCCTGAGAGCGGTTTGAGCCCCACCGAGACACGCTGCGCCCAGGGTAAGCCGACCCATATCCAGGCTTTGCATAAAGACTATGAAGCCAGCCCCGAAAGGTCCCAGGACGTTCTCCTTAGGAACGCGGACATCTTCCAAGATAATCTCAGCTGTGCTGGAGCCGCGGATTCCCATTTTATCTTCAAGTTTGCCAATCTTGACACCCGGATAATCCCTTTCCACGATGAAAGCCGTTATCCCTCCTCTGGGGCCGAGAGCCGGGTCTGTTACCGCCATGACGGTTATAACGTCGGCTATATCGCCGTTGGTGATGAACTGTTTGGTGCCGTTGAGGACGAAGTAATTCCCATCCCTTATAGCTCTGGTCTTAATGGCAGCAGCATCGGAGCCTGCACCAGCTTCAGTGAGGGCGAAGGCTGCTATTTTCTCGCCGCGGGCGAGGGGCGTAAGGTATTTTTTCTTCTGTTCCTCGTTGCCTCCAAGGTAAATAGCCATGGCCCCTATGCCTATGTGGGCCCCGACGATGGTGGCAAAGGAGGAAGAGACCTTACCCAGCTCCTCAGCAACAATACAATAGCCTATTTCTCCTGCCCCCATGCCCCCGTATTTCTGGGGAAAGGGGACCCCAAGGAGGCCAAGTTCGGCGGCCTTTTTGACCACTTCCATCGGGACCCGGTGCTCTTCGTCAACTTTTTTGGCAATGGGTAAAACTTCCCTTTCGGCAAATTCCCGGGCCATCCTTCTGAGCATCTGATGTTCTTTGCTGAAGGAGAAATCCATAACCACCTCCCCTTTAGGGCTTTATCTTGAGGCCATATCCGGAGAAAATGTCGGAGGCTACGATGAAGCGCTGGATTTCAGTGGTGCCCTCTATAATGGCCAGGGCACGAGCATCACGGTAGATCCTCTCAATGGTGTATTCCCGCATGTAACCGTAGCCTCCGTGCACCTGGAGCATCCTATCAGCTATCCAGTGGACAATTTCCCCCCCGAAGGCCTTGGCCATGGCCGCTTCTTTTGTGAACCTTTCGCCTTTATCGGCAAGCCAAGCGGTGTATTCCACCAGGTGGCGCAGAGCTTCTATCTTTATGGCCGATTCAGCCACGTAGTTCTGGATAGCCTGTTTAAGGGCTATAGGTCCACCGAACTGGGAGCGCTCAGTGGCATAACGGGTGCCTTCCCTCAGAGCTGCTTCGGCCAGGCCAAGGCACATGGCCGCAGTGCCCAGCCGGGCGTAATCAAGGGCTCGCATGGCTATTTTGAACCCTTCTCCTTCCTGGCCCAGCAGATTTTCGGCAGGGACCCGGCACTCTTCAAGGTAGATGGGGTTGCAGACAACCCCCCTGAGCCCCAGAAGGCGTTCTCTGCGCCCCACTTTGAAGCCGGGAAAGTCTTTTTCCACAATGAAAGCGCTTATACCCTTGGCCCCAGCCTGTGGATCGGTTTTGGCAAAGACGATGAAGACATCAGCTATACCGGCGTTGGTCACCCAGATCTTATTTCCGGTAAGGATGTATTCATCGCCTTTCCTCACGGCTATCGTCCTTATAGCGGCGGCATCGCTTCCGGCTTCGGGCTCGGTGAGGGCAAAGGCTCCCAGCTTTGCTCCTTCGGCCATCTCGGGAAGGTATTTCTCTTTTTGTGCTTCGTTCCCTTCCCTAAGGATTGTGTTCCCGGCAAGGCCCAGGTGGACGTGCAGGGTAAGGGCGGTGGACATACAGGCACCAGCCATTTCCTCCATAAG containing:
- a CDS encoding acyl-CoA dehydrogenase family protein yields the protein MDFSFSKEHQMLRRMAREFAEREVLPIAKKVDEEHRVPMEVVKKAAELGLLGVPFPQKYGGMGAGEIGYCIVAEELGKVSSSFATIVGAHIGIGAMAIYLGGNEEQKKKYLTPLARGEKIAAFALTEAGAGSDAAAIKTRAIRDGNYFVLNGTKQFITNGDIADVITVMAVTDPALGPRGGITAFIVERDYPGVKIGKLEDKMGIRGSSTAEIILEDVRVPKENVLGPFGAGFIVFMQSLDMGRLTLGAACLGGAQTALRMAMEWAAIREQFGEPIAHKQSIQWMIAELATEIEALRSLVYRTAWLVDTGQPFTRYAAMCKMYGSEIATKAVNIALQIYGAMGYTRDFVVELMYRDAKIAEIYEGTNEIQRIVIAENLFREFGVRIRP
- a CDS encoding acyl-CoA dehydrogenase family protein, producing the protein MDFTLSEEHQMFRNMFKDFAQKEVAPLAQTTDHEEKPPMEILKKMAEQGFLGATFPEKYGGSELDNLGYCFLMEEMAGACMSTALTLHVHLGLAGNTILREGNEAQKEKYLPEMAEGAKLGAFALTEPEAGSDAAAIRTIAVRKGDEYILTGNKIWVTNAGIADVFIVFAKTDPQAGAKGISAFIVEKDFPGFKVGRRERLLGLRGVVCNPIYLEECRVPAENLLGQEGEGFKIAMRALDYARLGTAAMCLGLAEAALREGTRYATERSQFGGPIALKQAIQNYVAESAIKIEALRHLVEYTAWLADKGERFTKEAAMAKAFGGEIVHWIADRMLQVHGGYGYMREYTIERIYRDARALAIIEGTTEIQRFIVASDIFSGYGLKIKP